One genomic region from Cardiocondyla obscurior isolate alpha-2009 linkage group LG19, Cobs3.1, whole genome shotgun sequence encodes:
- the Tpx-3 gene encoding thioredoxin peroxidase 3, translating to MFRLLTSLRARGGMLVSTATNSLAKADTSFVANVRNFTVSSKLFSDGPQVQKPAPDFSGTAVVDGNFAEIKLSDYKGKYVVLFFYPLDFTFVCPTEIIAFSEKISEFKALNTQVIGVSTDSHFSHLAWINTPRKQGGLGGNLGYPLLSDFSKSISNKYNVLLQDSGIALRGLFLIDKEGLLRHFSVNDLPVGRSVDETLRLIKAFLFVEKHGEVCPANWQPDSKTIKPNPKDSKEYFETVN from the exons ATGTTTCGATTACTTACTTCGTTGCGTGCACGTGGTGGAATGTTG GTCTCCACTGCAACAAATTCATTAGCAAAAGCTGATACATCATTTGTGGCAAATGTTCGAAACTTCACAGTGAGTTCAAAACTGTTTAGTGATGGGCCACAGGTCCAGAAACCTGCTCCGGATTTTTCTGGCACTGCAGTAGTTGACGGCAATTTTGCAGAAATCAAGTTAAGCGACTACAAAGGGAAATATGTTGTTCTGTTTTTCTATCCCTTGGAttt CACATTTGTTTGCCCAACTGAGATAATAGCATTCAGTGAAAAGATATCTGAATTTAAAGCTTTGAACACACAAGTGATTGGAGTGTCTACAGATTCACACTTTAGCCATTTGGCATGGATCAACACCCCTCGAAAACAAGGTGGCCTTGGAGGAAACTTAGGTTATCCACTTTTAAGCGATTTTTCTAAGAGTATATCGAATAAGTACAATGTTTTATTACAAGACTCTGGAATTGCTCTCAGAGGCCTCTTCCTCATAGATAAGGAAGGACTTCTTCGACACTTTAGCGTCAATGACCTTCCAGTTGGCAGGAGCGTAGACGAAACTTTGAGGTTGATAAAGGCTTTCTTATTTGTGGAGAAGCATGGTGAAGTATGTCCTGCAAATTGGCAACCAGATTCTAAAACAATTAAACCCAATCCCAAAGATAgcaaagaatattttgaaacAGTTAATTAA